A DNA window from Xiphias gladius isolate SHS-SW01 ecotype Sanya breed wild chromosome 3, ASM1685928v1, whole genome shotgun sequence contains the following coding sequences:
- the mrc2 gene encoding C-type mannose receptor 2: protein MRGNDRHRIKESRGTWKNRQLMFYKCTLYLFIFSLELKRSVSAPLDSDDFAFFHEGAQGCLGVRDHSLILSASCKEDNQRWKWVTRGRLFNLGSSLCLFVTTGNLTSKSPLRVYTCDPEPPRVRWTWNCGQVLENLNNYLPSPSIWNSSSTPPPSKLKWTLHGGVQDLCSKVHREIYTIQGNSRGRPCYLPFLYDGQWFHSCTSIGREDGHLWCATTYDYGKDERWGFCPVKSKGCETFWDTDPLTDSCYQFNFQATLSWSEARMSCQQQGADLLSITKLHEQTYINGLLTGYSAALWIGLNDLDINGGWQWADSSPLKYLNWEQDQPNHAEEENCGVIRTESSGRWQNRDCSVALPYVCKKRPNATMDPFTTDSWADDKKYECDVGWQAFQAGCYKVTSDKTDWDTAQKTCQKMEANLVSIHTLPELEFIMLNLKKDVDQMWIGLHDTDMQMDFQWTDHTPVIFTYWHPFEPNNFRNTQEDCVSIWGPEGRWDDSPCNMILPSICKKPGTKTDGKPQHQDCKQGWKWHSPACYWVGEDQLTFDEARKSCEDHGATLVTITNRFEQAFANSLLYGRSGDSFWIGLHDQSSPGSFQWLSGDGVSYTNWNRDQPASVRGGCVSMASGFATGLWEVKECASSKAKFICRQNQDTSLSPEPPVPQPTPSLSGSCPSGWKSNSNLRYCYKVFHFSQLEQKLSWLQAHLLCQRHGADLLSISGAEEEQFVLQVLHETFGESEDHEQHWFWIGLNRRNPTDGDSWKWSDGLAFTYENFGRYYYNIRQCAAADLGTMTWLAMHCDSELDWICKIPRGRVEKEPEVAEGSSSPEWIGFQEAEYKFYDHRTTWDQAQRICSWFDSSLASVHSAEEEAFLANTLRKMVKVEGDNWWVGLHTYENDGRFRWTDHSVLNYVSWALGRPHPLSRDRKCVQMSASKADWADQKCHSDLPYICKRVNVTGTIPPTPSSPHPPSGCPDGWASYQHKCFRVFDQSYRVTWSASKLKCETQGGVLAVVSSHLEQAFVTTLLNNASIALWVGLTSDSRGHFQWAKAGLLSYTNWAPGEPLDNSGPHHNKTRGNCVVMIHGNPRKNTGMWASRACEMESNGFICQRHQDQGLPPAPALIPASLSKPFELGGVTYRVVEKQLDWAGALHLCESLNGTLAAVRDPYQQAYLTLMINSLRRPAWIALYNFGGRSFTWLGEEEVSYSNWKVGEPNQMAGCGHMTTTGQWTVTPCDAKLEAAVCQISDEPVVHQWIYPGKCPHSLGEWAWVPFRNHCYAFNLQTLKLQQDARMSCKKVGAELLSILDETENGFVLEHIQSYAEQAHGAWLGITVKGRGLVWSEDTEMSYTNWEAHDLAFSVLSPNSCFWIQSNSGLWKPGSCRNRTHGVICKRPRSAETSPVALDGDHLPTLIVVIVTGLVLVVLIVGVIYLYRRRTVGLRGSYEGARYSRTNSSLAEQAEKNILVSDMELNEQPE, encoded by the exons CGCCGCTGGACTCTGATGATTTTGCTTTCTTCCATGAGGGCGCCCAGGGGTGCCTGGGGGTGCGGGATCACTCCCTCATCCTGTCAGCATCCTGTAAGGAAGACAACCAGCGCTGGAAGTGGGTGACCCGGGGACGCCTGTTCAACCTGGGCTCCTCGCTTTGCCTCTTCGTGACCACCGGCAACCTCACCTCTAAGTCTCCTCTGCGTGTGTACACCTGTGACCCCGAGCCCCCCAGAGTACGTTGGACCTGGAACTGTGGCCAGGTGCTGGAGAACCTCAACAACTACCTTCCCTCCCCCTCAATTTGGAACTCCTCCTCAACGCCCCCCCCTTCCAAGCTCAAATGGACTCTGCATGGTGGCGTGCAGGACCTGTGTTCTAAAGTGCATCGCG AGATCTACACAATCCAGGGGAACTCTCGTGGCCGTCCGTGCTACCTGCCCTTCCTCTATGACGGCCAATGGTTCCACAGCTGCACTAGCATCGGACGTGAGGATGGTCACCTTTGGTGTGCCACCACCTATGACTATGGCAAGGACGAGCGTTGGGGGTTTTGTCCTGTCAAAA GCAAGGGCTGTGAGACATTCTGGGATACTGACCCACTGACAGACAGCTGTTACCAGTTTAACTTCCAGGCTACGCTGTCATGGAGTGAGGCTCGGATGAGTTGCCAGCAGCAGGGGGCAGACCTGCTTAGCATCACCAAGCTGCATGAGCAGACCTACATCAATG GTTTACTGACTGGCTACAGTGCTGCTTTGTGGATTGGCCTCAATGACCTGGACATCAATGGAGGCTGGCAGTGGGCCGACTCCTCACCGCTTAAATATCTCAACTGGGAGCAAG ACCAGCCAAACCACGCTGAGGAGGAGAACTGCGGTGTGATCAGAACTGAGTCATCAGGTCGTTGGCAAAACCGCGATTGTTCTGTTGCTCTGCCATATGTCTGTAAGAAGAGGCCCAATGCCACCATGGACCCCTTCACTACTG ATTCGTGGGCAGACGATAAGAAATATGAGTGTGATGTGGGCTGGCAGGCCTTCCAGGCTGGCTGCTACAAGGTGACTTCAGACAAGACTGACTGGGATACAGCTCAGAAAACCTGTCAGAAGATGGAAGCCAACCTGGTCAGCATCCACACCCTACCTGAGCTGGAGTTCATCATGCTCAACTTGAAgaaag ACGTTGACCAAATGTGGATTGGGCTCCATGACACTGACATGCAAATGGACTTCCAATGGACCGACCACACGCCCGTCATCTTCACTTACTGGCACCCCTTTGAACCCAATAACTTCCGCAACACCCAAGAAGATTGCGTCTCCATCTGGGGGCCT GAGGGCCGCTGGGATGACAGCCCTTGTAATATGATCCTGCCTTCCATCTGTAAGAAACCAGGAACAAAGACTGATGGAAAGCCACAGCACCAAGACTGCAAACAA ggCTGGAAATGGCACAGTCCAGCGTGTTACTGGGTGGGAGAAGATCAGCTCACATTTGATGAGGCCAGGAAATCCTGCGAGGACCATGGAGCCACCCTTGTTACCATTACCAATAG GTTTGAGCAGGCCTTCGCCAACAGCCTGTTGTACGGTCGCTCCGGAGACTCCTTCTGGATCGGGCTCCATGACCAGAGCAGCCCCGGCTCTTTCCAATGGCTCAGCGGGGATGGAGTGTCCTACACCAACTGGAACCGAGACCAGCCAG CCAGCGTCCGCGGCGGCTGTGTTTCCATGGCGTCAGGCTTCGCAACAGGTCTGTGGGAGGTGAAGGAGTGTGCGTCATCGAAGGCGAAATTCATCTGCCGACAGAACCAGGACACGTCTCTGAGCCCCGAGCCCCCCGTCCCTCAGCCAACCCCGAGTCTCAGCGGCTCCTGCCCCAGTGGCTGGAAGAGCAACAGTAACCTGCGCTACTGTTACAAG GTGTTTCATTTCTCCCAGCTGGAGCAGAAGCTGAGCTGGCTGCAGGCTCACCTGCTCTGCCAGAGACATGGAGCCGACCTGCTAAGCATCAGCGGCGCCGAAGAGGAGCAGTTCGTTCTACAGGTCCTCCATGAGACCTTTGG CGAATCTGAGGATCATGAGCAGCATTGGTTTTGGATTGGGCTGAACCGCAGGAACCCCACGGACGGCGACAGTTGGAAGTGGAGTGATGGACTGGCC TTCACATACGAGAACTTTGGCCGCTACTATTACAACATTCGGCAGTGTGCCGCAGCCGACTTGGGCACGATGACCTGGCTGGCCATGCACTGTGACTCTGAGTTAGACTGGATCTGCAAGATCCCCAGAG gTAGAGTTGAGAAGGAACCAGAAGTCGCAGAAG GATCCAGTTCACCAGAGTGGATTGGCTTCCAAGAGGCTGAGTATAAATTTTATGACCACCGCACCACTTGGGACCAGGCCCAGAGGATTTGCTCCTGGTTTGATTCCTCGCTGGCCTCCGTCCACTCAGCCGAGGAAGAGGCTTTCCTGGCCAACACTTTACGGAAG ATGGTGAAAGTGGAGGGTGACAACTGGTGGGTGGGGCTTCACACCTACGAAAACGACGGCCGTTTCCGCTGGACCGACCACTCTGTGCTCAATTACGTGTCCTGGGCTCTTGGGAGGCCGCATCCACTCAGCCGAGATCGCAAATGTGTCCAAATGTCCGCCAGCAAAG CGGACTGGGCTGATCAAAAATGCCATTCTGACCTGCCTTACATCTGTAAGAGAGTGAATGTCACAGGGACCATTCCTCCAACTCCATCATCCCCCCACCCACCCTCAGGCTGTCCTGATGGATGGGCTTCCTATCAGCATAAG TGCTTCAGGGTGTTTGATCAGTCATACCGGGTCACATGGTCTGCATCCAAGTTGAAATGCGAGACACAGGGAGGTGTACTGGCAGTGGTGTCCAGTCATTTGGAGCAAG CCTTTGTCACCACCCTGCTGAACAACGCCAGTATTGCCCTTTGGGTGGGTTTGACCTCAGACTCCAGAGGTCATTTCCAGTGGGCCAAGGCTGGCCTGCTCAGCTACACCAACTGGGCCCCTGGGGAGCCACTCGACAACAGCGGACCACACCACAACAAGACCCGG GGAAACTGTGTGGTGATGATTCATGGGAACCCACGGAAGAACACCGGCATGTGGGCTTCCCGAGCCTGTGAGATGGAAAGTAACGGCTTCATTTGCCAAAGGCATCAAG ACCAAGGTCTCCCTCCAGCACCCGCCCTGATTCCTGCCTCCCTATCAAAGCCTTTTGAGCTCGGTGGGGTGACGTACCGGGTGGTAGAGAAGCAACTGGACTGGGCCGGCGCTCTGCACCTGTGCGAATCTCTGAATGGGACCCTGGCCGCCGTGAGAGATCCCTATCAGCAGGCTTACCTCACACTGATGATCAACAGCCTGCGCCGGCCAGCCTGGATTGCCCTCTACAACTTCGGA GGACGGAGCTTCACCTGGCTGGGTGAGGAAGAAGTGTCATATTCAAACTGGAAAGTCGGGGAGCCCAATCAGATGGCTGGATGTGGTCACATGACCACTACTGGGCAGTGGACTGTGACTCCCTGTGATGCTAAACTGGAGGCTGCTGTCTGTCAAATtagtg ATGAGCCTGTTGTTCACCAGTGGATCTACCCTGGCAAGTGCCCCCACTCTCTGGGAGAGTGGGCGTGGGTGCCTTTCAGAAACCACTGTTACGCCTTCAACCTGCAAACTCTCAAACTGCAGCAGGATGCGCGCATGTCCTGTAAAAAAG TGGGAGCAGAACTTCTCTCTATCTTGGATGAGACGGAGaatggatttgttttggaacaCATCCAGAGCTATGCGGAACAGGCACACGGAGCTTGGCTGGGCATCACCGTGAAAG GTAGAGGTCTAGTGTGGAGTGAGGACACAGAGATGTCATACACCAACTGGGAAGCACATGATCTTGCCTTCTCTGTTCTGTCTCCAAACTCCTGCTTCTGGATCCAGAGCAACAGTGGCCTGTGGAAACCGGGCTCCTGCAGAAATCGCACACATGGAGTCATCTGCAAGCGGCCACGCA GTGCTGAAACCTCACCTGTAGCAT TGGACGGCGACCATCTGCCCACTCTGATCGTTGTCATAGTGACGGGCctggtgctggtggtgctgaTCGTCGGTGTGATCTACCTGTACCGTCGGCGAACTGTTGGCCTGCGGGGTTCCTACGAAGGCGCCCGCTACAGCCGCACCAACTCCAGCCTTGCCGAGCAGGCCGAGAAGAACATCCTGGTGTCCGACATGGAGCTGAACGAGCAGCCAGAGTAG